Proteins encoded within one genomic window of Lampris incognitus isolate fLamInc1 chromosome 1, fLamInc1.hap2, whole genome shotgun sequence:
- the vamp5 gene encoding vesicle-associated membrane protein 5 isoform X1 — protein sequence MENGRSRLQQAQEEVEEVKVIMLDNLNKADERSGKLGELENRADELLAKSKAFEKTTQKVKQKKRWESKKMKLVLAGVGVVVVVIVIGIIIYAIV from the exons ATG GAGAATGGAAGGTCCCGCCTTCAGCAGGCCCAGGAAGAGGTGGAGGAGGTGAAGGTCATTATGCTGGACAACCTTAACAAGGCCGATGAGAGGTCTGGCAAACTGGGTGAACTGGAGAACAGGGCTGATGAGTTGCTGGCAAAG AGTAAAGCCTTTGAGAAGACCACTCAGAAGGTGAAGCAGAAGAAGAGATGGGAAAGTAAGAAGATGAAACTGGTGCTGGCAGGTGTCGGAGTGGTGGTGGTAGTCATTGTTATTGGAATCATAATTTATGCCATTGTCTAA
- the vamp8 gene encoding vesicle-associated membrane protein 8, whose amino-acid sequence MEVDPEQGEVQAVSQDKVQSLREQVDGVKDIMTHNVDRILARGERLDDLMGKSEDLQAGAQHFKQTSQKVARSYWWKNVKLIVVIVVIVLIIVLIIVLLATGVIPVSAPAPPIVEPTKHPS is encoded by the exons ATGGAAGTCGATCCG GAGCAGGGTGAGGTGCAAGCTGTGTCGCAGGACAAGGTGCAGAGTTTGAGGGAACAGGTCGATGGGGTTAAAGACATCATGACCCATAATGTGGACCGCATCCTGGCCCGAGGAGAGAGACTGGATGACCTCATGGGCAAGTCAGAGGACCTGCAAGCAGGG GCTCAGCACTTCAAGCAGACTTCTCAGAAGGTGGCTCGATCCTACTGGTGGAAGAACGTCAAGTTGATTGTGGTCATTGTGGTCATTGTCCTCATCATCGTCCTCATCATCGTCCTGCTGGCCACTGGAGTCATCCCCGTCAGTGCCCCTGCGCCTCCCATAGTGGAGCCAACCAAACATCCCTCCtag
- the vamp5 gene encoding vesicle-associated membrane protein 5 isoform X2, producing MNGRSRLQQAQEEVEEVKVIMLDNLNKADERSGKLGELENRADELLAKSKAFEKTTQKVKQKKRWESKKMKLVLAGVGVVVVVIVIGIIIYAIV from the exons ATG AATGGAAGGTCCCGCCTTCAGCAGGCCCAGGAAGAGGTGGAGGAGGTGAAGGTCATTATGCTGGACAACCTTAACAAGGCCGATGAGAGGTCTGGCAAACTGGGTGAACTGGAGAACAGGGCTGATGAGTTGCTGGCAAAG AGTAAAGCCTTTGAGAAGACCACTCAGAAGGTGAAGCAGAAGAAGAGATGGGAAAGTAAGAAGATGAAACTGGTGCTGGCAGGTGTCGGAGTGGTGGTGGTAGTCATTGTTATTGGAATCATAATTTATGCCATTGTCTAA